A DNA window from Bubalus bubalis isolate 160015118507 breed Murrah chromosome 22, NDDB_SH_1, whole genome shotgun sequence contains the following coding sequences:
- the MEP1B gene encoding meprin A subunit beta isoform X2, translating into MNARGVILKAFERYRLKSCIDFKPWSGEPNYISVFKGSGCWSSVGKQLTGMQKLSIGEGCDKIATVQHEFLHALGFWHEQSRSDRNDYVSIIWNRIISGKERNFEFYDDQVIDSMNVPYDYSSVMHYSKTAFGNGSEPTIVTRVPDFMDVIGQRMDFSDSDVLKLNQLYNCSSSLSFMESCDFELGNVCGMIQNSTDSADWQRLSRVSEGPESDHSNMGRCRGSGFFMHFNSSSVNEGATAILESRIFYPKRGFQCMQFFLYNSGSEDDQLNIYIREYSVAHLSRTLTLVEQIKDIPSGSWQLYHVTLNATNKFRVVFEGVRGAGASLGGLSIDDINLSETRCPHHVWHIRNFTQLLGSPNGSFFSPPFYSSKGYAFQIYLDLYSLPKIGMYFHLISGANDDQLEWPCPWQQVTITILDQTPDIRQRMSKQQSLTTDPFLTIDNGTYFWDRPSKVGAQVIFPNGTQFQRGRGRGFHNFMSQEMLKSRDFIKGDDVYILLTVEDISHLNTQNDPLPTLDVSDLCTNFRCENDGICILQNGKAECRCRSGDDWWYMGERCEKRGSTRDTIVIATSSTAAVFALMLIITLVSVYCTRKKYRKEPSSRTVNTIMENQYAL; encoded by the exons ATGAATGCCAGGGGGGTTATCCTCAAGGCATTTGAACGCTATCGCCTAAAATCATGCATTGACTTCAAGCCTTGGTCTGGAGAACCCAACTATATATCAGTGTTCAAAGGCAGTGG CTGCTGGTCTTCGGTGGGGAAGCAACTTACTGGGATGCAAAAACTGTCCATCGGAGAGGGCTGTGACAAAATAGCAACGGTTCAACATGAGTTTCTCCATGCCCTTGGGTTCTGGCATGAACAGTCACGGTCCGATCGGAATGACTATGTCAGCATAATTTGGAACAGAATTATTTCAG gCAAAGAGAGAAATTTTGAGTTCTATGATGATCAAGTAATAGACTCCATGAACGTTCCCTATGATTACAGCTCAGTGATGCACTACAGTAAAACTGCATTCGGAAATGGATCAGAACCTACAATTGTAACAAGGGTCCCGGACTTCATGGATGTGATTGGCCAGCGAATGGATTTCAGTGACTCTGATGTCTTAAAGTTGAATCAACTGTATAACTGCT CCTCCTCCTTGAGCTTTATGGAGTCGTGTGATTTTGAGCTGGGAAATGTGTGTGGGATGATTCAGAATTCAACAGACAGTGCTGACTGGCAGCGACTCTCCCGGGTCTCTGAGGGGCCAGAGAGCGATCACTCCAACATGGGCCGGTGCAGAG GTTCTGGCTTCTTCATGCATTTCAACAGTAGCTCTGTAAACGAGGGGGCCACAGCAATACTGGAAAGTAGAATATTTTACCCTAAACGAGGATTTCAGTGCATGCAATTTTTTTTGTACAACAGTGGAAGTGAAGATGACCAGCTGAACATCTATATCAGGGAGTATTCTGTGGCTCATCTGAGCAGGACTCTAACCCTTGTGGAACAAATAAAAG ATATACCCTCTGGGAGCTGGCAACTTTACCACGTAACACTGAATGCGACCAATAAATTTCGAGTGGTGTTTGAAGGGGTCAGAGGCGCTGGTGCCTCATTGGGTGGCCTGTCTATTGATGACATCAATCTCTCAGAAACACGGTGCCCTCATCACGTCTGGCATATAAGGAATTTCACACAGCTCCTTGGCAGCCCCAATGGGTCTTTCTTCAGCCCTCCATTTTATTCTTCTAAGGGATATGCCTTTCAGATTTACTTGGATCTATATAGTTTGCCTAAAATAGGAATGTATTTCCACCTGATCTCTGGAGCCAATGATGATCAGTTAGAGTGGCCGTGTCCTTGGCAACAAGTCACCATAACAATCTTGGATCAAACTCCTGACATTCGACAGCGTATGTCCAAACAGCAGAGTCTAACGACAGACCCATTTCTGACCATTG ATAATGGAACCTATTTTTGGGACAGGCCTTCCAAAGTGGGAGCACAAGTTATTTTCCCTAATGGAACTCAGTTTCAAAGAGGTAGGGGCCGTGGATTCCATAACTTTATGAGCCAAGaaatgctgaaaagcagagattttatcAAAGGAGATGATGTTTATATCCTACTGACAGTGGAAG ACATATCCCACCTTAATACACAAAATGACCCACTTCCAACCTTGGACGTCAGTGACCTCTGCACCAATTTCAGGTGTGAGAATGATGGGATCTGCATTCTCCAGAATGGCAAAGCTGAGTGCAG GTGTCGGTCGGGGGATGACTGGTGGTACATGGGAGAAAGGTGTGAAAAGAGAGGGTCAACACGAGACACCATTGTCATCGCCACATCTTCCACTGCCGCTGTGTTTGCCCTGATGCTGATCATCACTCTCGTCAGCGTCTACTGTACCAGGAAGAAGTATCGGAAAGAGCCAAGTTCAAGGACAGTCAACACTATTATGGAAAAT CAATATGCACTTTGA